In Clostridium ljungdahlii DSM 13528, the genomic window GGGAGAACAGCAAGAGCTGGCAAAGAAGGTACGTCTATATGCATAATCACAAATAAAGAGCAGAAATTATTAAAACAGTATGAAAAGTCATTTAATATAAAAATAGATTTAAAAGATATATACAAAGGAAAAATAATAGAACATAGATAAAAAATTTTTTATACACAGGGGGATTGTAATATTGGTTACATTAATTAAAAATACATTAAAAGAATTTGAAAGTTTAGAAAAAGCTATATTTGAAGCTGAAAATACTAAAGAACCTTATTGGATTGATATAAATATGCCGCAAGAACATGAGTTTTCAATATTAAAAAAACATTTTCATTTTCATCCTATTACAATTCAAAACTGCACGCAAAAAATTAAAAGATCTAAAATTCATGATTATAATGAATATCATTTTATAACCATTACATCAAGTGGAGATTTAGTAAAAGGATTTTTCCCTTATAAAAATATACATATATTTATAAATAAAGACTTTATAATAACGATTCATTATAATGAAAATAAAATAATTAAAAAAATATTTACTGAATTAAAGAAAAAATCAAATGCATGCATTAAAGGTACTGATTTCATACTATATAATATTTTAGATGAAATTGTGGATCAGTATTTTATATTGACGGATAAGCTGGAAAATCATATAGATATTTTAGAGGAAAAAGCAATGATGAGACCTGTTCAACAAACAGCAGCTGAAATAATGAAATTGAAAAAAAACATTATGAAATTAAGGCATACAGTATCTCCAATTAGAGAATTGTTAAGTACATTATTGAGACATGATGATATAATCTCTGAAACTAATAGAATATACTATTCAGATATATATGACCATATTTTAAGAATATATGATTTAATAGAATCAGAGCAAGAAATGATAACATCTTGTTTGGAATTGTATTCATCACAGCTTTCAAATTCCATGAACAAGGTAATGAAACTTTTAACCATTATTACTACAATTATGATGCCTCTTACAATAATAACAGGGGTGTATGGAATGAATTTTGAATACATGCCTGAATTACATTGCAGGTATGCTTATTTTATAGTTTTATTTGTAATGGCACTTATTACAATATGTGAGATAATATTCTTTAAGAAAAAAGGTTATTAAAGTTTGCAAAAAATGATCTTAGTGATGAAAAGTCACTGAGATCATTTTTTTAAATCCTTATAAAATCCTTAAAATTAGTATTTACAATTAACGTGAATTGATAAGGGAGGATTTATAAAGATGGAAAAATACATTTTACAAACAAAAAATTTATGTAAAAATTTTAAGGGACAGCTAGCGGCAAATAATATTTCGTTTGCAATAAAAGAAAATTCTGTTTATGGATTGCTTGGTCCTAATGGTGCCGGAAAATCTACTACATTAAAAATGATTACAGGGATACTTAAGAAAACTTCAGGTGAAATTATTTTTGAAGGACATCCCTGGAGCAGAAAAGATTTAAAGGATATTGGGGCACTAATTGAAGCTCCTCCACTATATGAGAATTTAACTGCAAGGGAAAATCTAAAGGTCAGAACTACACTACTTGGACTTAAGAAATCACGTATTGATGAAGTACTCCAAACGGTTGATTTAACAGACACAGGGAAAAAGCGTGCAGGTCAATTTTCCATGGGTATGAAGCAGAGACTTGGAATTGCTATTGCACTACTTAATCATCCTAAACTTTTAATTTTAGATGAACCTACTAACGGACTAGATCCTATTGGTATTCAAGATTTGAGAAATCTTATTCGTTCTTTTCCAGAGCAGGGTATAACAGTTATTTTATCTAGCCACATATTGTCTGAGGTAGAGCTTATTGCAGATCACATTGGAATTATTAGTAATGGAATTTTAGGATATGAAGCAAAAATTAATCCGGGTGAGGATCTAGAATCACTCTTCATGGAAGTAGTTAAAAAATCTAAAAGGGAAATGAGGTAATTAAAATGAGTTCATATTTGAAGGCAGAGAACTTAAAGTTAAAAAGGACGATGACTAAAAAACTTGTTTTGATTTTCCCAATTGTCACACTTTTTTTTGGTTTTATGACAGGAGTTTATTATCAATTAAATACATTTAATTGGTGGTACATGCTTATGCTGCCGGGAGGTGTTTCACTTTTCTGTGCACTTGTAAATCAAAAAGAAGAAAAAAAAATTAAATATAGAGCGGTTTTCTCTATGCCTATTGATTTAAAAAAAGTTTGGATTTCAAAGGTTATTCTTATAGCTGTTTATGTTTTATTTTCTTGCATTCTTTTGGCGTTAGGAGTTGGTATAGTAGGAAAATATGTCTTGCCAAAAGTTATTTCAAGTTTTGCTTTAAATTCTATAGTTACTATTCCAGGTATAAATGCAATTACAGCAGCTATTGTTATTGCAATAACGTCACTATGGCAAATTCCACTTTGTCTATTTTTAGCTAAGAAATTTGGGTTTTTTGTACCGGTTATTTTAAATGTTGCAGTAGGTATAGGCCTTAATGGAGCGATGGCTGTGAAATCCATCTGGTGGCTGTGTCCGTATAGTTGGACGAGTCGTCTTATGTGTCCTATACTCGGTATACTTCCAAATGGGCAGTTGCCAGTAGGAAAAGATACAATAATGCTTAGACCAGATGTTATTCCAGTAGGAATTGTGTTATCTATTTTACTATTTGTTGTACTACTTACTGTTACATCAAGTTGGTTTAAAAATCAGGAGGTGGTATAAAATGTTGTCATTATTTAGAGCTTTATGGGCTGACTTTCAAAAGCTAAAACATACTCAAATATTTTGGATTCATATTATAATTCCGATAATAGGTGCATTATTTTTTCTTGTCTGTTACAATTTATTTAACAAGGTAGAGACTATTGAAAAGCACGTACTTTATTTTGAATTACTTGGCATTGTGTTTCCACTTCTAATTGGAATAATTTGCAGCATGGTTGTTTCACAGGAAGAACAAGCAGGTCAATTTCAAGTGCTGCTCGGCAGCACAAAATCAAGAAGTATTTCATGTTTAAGTAAGCTGCTTACCTTGATTTTTATGGGAATATTTTCTTTATTTTTAGCTCTTGGTATAGTACTTTTTGGACTAAAATTGTTTTTATATGTATCCAACGTTCCTTATTTATTATATTTTCAGGTGTTTGGATGGCTTATTTTTAGTAATATATTTATTTATATATTAAGCTTTTTTGCCAGTTTAAAGTTTGGCAGGGGAGCATCTATTTTTCTAGGAATTGCAGGAATGCTTATTGCTGCGCTAATGATTACAGGACTGGGAGATAGATGCTGGATGTATCTTCCCTGGGCATGGGGTGTAAGGTTTTGTGATTTTGCTACTTTGAATTTTATGTCTTCAGCTATGCATAAAGAAATTCCTTATCTTTTACATAATATTCAAAAAGCATCGTGCATTACAGGTGCATATACTTTGGGAATATTGATGCTGCAACTTTTATGGTTTGAGTTTTGGGAAGGACGTAAGTCTGAAGAATAATATTTTTATACAGATTAAAAATATTGCAATGCAATATTTTAAATAACAAAGTACAAAGTTCAAATATCAGATAAGGATAATTTTCTTCCTGACGTCAGAAAATATTAAAATTATAGGTTTCCTGAGGTACGAGGGAAATCATCTTTATCTGTTCTTTGCTATTTTTACTTTGTTATTTAAAAAAATTTGTATATTAGAAAGTTGAGTTCTTAACTAATTCGAGGGGGGATAGCTATGGCCAAGATTCTTGTAATAGATGATGAAGAGGACATTTTAGTACTTGTAAAAAATGTTCTTGCGAAAGATGGACATGTTGTTACAATTATCAATAATCCAAAAAAAATTCTGCTTAATGAATACGCAAAATATGATCTTATTTTATTGGATGTTATGATGCCGGATATAGATGGTTTTGAGTTATGTGAGAAAATTCGTGACATAGTGGACTGTCCAATTTTGTTTTTAACTGCTAAAACTATGGAAAATGACGTAATGTTTGGACTTGGAATAGGTGGTGATGATTATATAAAAAAACCTTTTAGTACAGGAGAACTTCGTGCTAGAGTAAATGCCCACCTGAGGAGAGAAAAAAGAGAAAAGCACAATATGATTTCTATCTCTGGTATGAAATTCAATTTGGCAAGCAAGGAAATTATTATAGAAGATAAAAAGGTACCTATGACAAAAAGTGAATATGCTATTTGTGAATTTCTTGTACGCAGCAAGGGACAGGTGTTTACAAAAGAGCAAATTTACGAAGCTGTATACGGATATGAAAGGGAAAGTGACAGCTCAGGGATTGCAGAGCATATAAAAAATATAAGGGCAAAGCTTGCTATTTTTGATTTATCTCCAATTAAAACGGTTTGGGGGATTGGCTATAGATGGGAATAAATAAAAAACCAATTACAATGAGAAGAATTTTTTTTAGATATTTAGTAACTTTAGCTATTACATTTATCATTGTTTCAGCATTGTATTTTGAATTTGTTTTTTTGCTTATAAAGGCTAACGTATTTTTACCTGCAAATTATAGTGAAAATCTAGCTTTAAATGTAAAATCTAAACTTCAATCAGCACAGACTATAACAGAAAATATGATCCCTAAAGGATGTAAATTTGTTGTTTTTGACAAAAGTTATAGAGTAGTTAAAACAGATTTAAATTCTAAAGATTTAGATGAAGCAAAAAGATATGCGAAGGGAGAGGGATATAATAACCATTGGGCGACGAAACAGTATTATATCATACAAAGAAAAAATGGTTTATGCATACTTCAGTATTATATTATAATGAGATACAGTTCTGACTTTTTAAATAGTAATTTACCTAATCCTCAAGGAATGTTTGTTTTAATGTATATTTTTTTATTTGTTACCATTATTTTTATAATTTCAACAATTTATGCACGAAAGCTAAAAAAACAGTTAAATCCCTTACTTGAAGTATCAGAAAAAATTAAACAACAGGATTTGGATTTTGAGATAACTCATTCAAGGATAAAAGAATTTGACAGTGTTTTATTGTCACTGTCAGATATGAAAGAGGAATTAAAAAAATCCCTAAAAGAGCAGTGGCATATTGAACAGGATAAAAGAAAGCAGATTTCAGCTCTTGCCCATG contains:
- the corA gene encoding magnesium/cobalt transporter CorA; its protein translation is MVTLIKNTLKEFESLEKAIFEAENTKEPYWIDINMPQEHEFSILKKHFHFHPITIQNCTQKIKRSKIHDYNEYHFITITSSGDLVKGFFPYKNIHIFINKDFIITIHYNENKIIKKIFTELKKKSNACIKGTDFILYNILDEIVDQYFILTDKLENHIDILEEKAMMRPVQQTAAEIMKLKKNIMKLRHTVSPIRELLSTLLRHDDIISETNRIYYSDIYDHILRIYDLIESEQEMITSCLELYSSQLSNSMNKVMKLLTIITTIMMPLTIITGVYGMNFEYMPELHCRYAYFIVLFVMALITICEIIFFKKKGY
- a CDS encoding lantibiotic protection ABC transporter ATP-binding protein, which codes for MEKYILQTKNLCKNFKGQLAANNISFAIKENSVYGLLGPNGAGKSTTLKMITGILKKTSGEIIFEGHPWSRKDLKDIGALIEAPPLYENLTARENLKVRTTLLGLKKSRIDEVLQTVDLTDTGKKRAGQFSMGMKQRLGIAIALLNHPKLLILDEPTNGLDPIGIQDLRNLIRSFPEQGITVILSSHILSEVELIADHIGIISNGILGYEAKINPGEDLESLFMEVVKKSKREMR
- a CDS encoding lantibiotic immunity ABC transporter MutE/EpiE family permease subunit, translated to MSSYLKAENLKLKRTMTKKLVLIFPIVTLFFGFMTGVYYQLNTFNWWYMLMLPGGVSLFCALVNQKEEKKIKYRAVFSMPIDLKKVWISKVILIAVYVLFSCILLALGVGIVGKYVLPKVISSFALNSIVTIPGINAITAAIVIAITSLWQIPLCLFLAKKFGFFVPVILNVAVGIGLNGAMAVKSIWWLCPYSWTSRLMCPILGILPNGQLPVGKDTIMLRPDVIPVGIVLSILLFVVLLTVTSSWFKNQEVV
- a CDS encoding lantibiotic immunity ABC transporter MutG family permease subunit; this translates as MLSLFRALWADFQKLKHTQIFWIHIIIPIIGALFFLVCYNLFNKVETIEKHVLYFELLGIVFPLLIGIICSMVVSQEEQAGQFQVLLGSTKSRSISCLSKLLTLIFMGIFSLFLALGIVLFGLKLFLYVSNVPYLLYFQVFGWLIFSNIFIYILSFFASLKFGRGASIFLGIAGMLIAALMITGLGDRCWMYLPWAWGVRFCDFATLNFMSSAMHKEIPYLLHNIQKASCITGAYTLGILMLQLLWFEFWEGRKSEE
- a CDS encoding response regulator transcription factor, which codes for MAKILVIDDEEDILVLVKNVLAKDGHVVTIINNPKKILLNEYAKYDLILLDVMMPDIDGFELCEKIRDIVDCPILFLTAKTMENDVMFGLGIGGDDYIKKPFSTGELRARVNAHLRREKREKHNMISISGMKFNLASKEIIIEDKKVPMTKSEYAICEFLVRSKGQVFTKEQIYEAVYGYERESDSSGIAEHIKNIRAKLAIFDLSPIKTVWGIGYRWE
- a CDS encoding sensor histidine kinase, translating into MGINKKPITMRRIFFRYLVTLAITFIIVSALYFEFVFLLIKANVFLPANYSENLALNVKSKLQSAQTITENMIPKGCKFVVFDKSYRVVKTDLNSKDLDEAKRYAKGEGYNNHWATKQYYIIQRKNGLCILQYYIIMRYSSDFLNSNLPNPQGMFVLMYIFLFVTIIFIISTIYARKLKKQLNPLLEVSEKIKQQDLDFEITHSRIKEFDSVLLSLSDMKEELKKSLKEQWHIEQDKRKQISALAHDIKTPLAVIKGNAELLIDSPLNEEQKEYTAFIHKNSNQIEKYIKTLIELSKAEEGFCIQLSKVNTEKFVENIHNQLNALACTKKLQVEFEEECLPQEIIIDQNLLYRAIMNVISNGVDYSPDNGRIFFKAAGFQDNICFTITDSGKGFSNRDIKFAAGQFYMGDNSRTSKTHYGMGLFIACSILKQHKGEIHIDNSPITGGGQVTLQIPVQ